The nucleotide sequence GTGCTGGTCTATGCCGGTTCGGCCCAACTCGTGGCCGTGGGGCTTTTTGCGTCGGGTGCGGCCTTGGCCTCCATCGTGGCCACGACCTTTGCCGTCAATTTGCGCCACGTGCTGTTTGCCGCCGCCATGTCGCCCTTGCTTCGCGGCTGGCGCAAGCGGGAGCTGGCCGCCTTTGCCTTTGAACTCACCGACGAGAGCTTTGCCCTCCACGCTGCCCGTTTCGGGCGCGGCGACCGGGACAAGGGACTCACCCTGACCATCAACGTCCTGGCCCAGGCTTCCTGGGTCGGCGGCACGGCCCTTGGCCTGCTTGTCGGCGACGTCATGGGCGATGGCCGGGCCTTTGCCCTGGATTTCGCCTTGCCGGGCATGTTTCTGGCCTTGCTGGCCGGCCAGTTGGCCGGACCATCCCAGGTGGCGGCAGCCGTGGCCGGAGCAGGGTTGTCCCTGGGCGCGGCGGCTCTGGGCATCACCGGCTACGGCGCGTTGGCGGCCGGGCTGGCCGGCGCGGCTTGCGGCTTTGGAGTGGAAAAATGGATGATGCGAAAGCCTGTCTGACCATCGTGGCCATGGCCGGGGTGACCTACCTCACCCGAAGCGCGCCGCTGCTGGCCTTGGCCGGCCGGACGCTCTCGCCCTGGGCCATCCGGCTTCTGGCCCATGTGCCGGCGTCGGTGCTGGCCGCCCTGGTCGCGCCGGCCTTACTGCGCCCGGACGGCCGGTTCGACGTGGGCCTTGGCAACGTCGTCTTGTGGGCAGGGCTGGCCGCGTTTGCCCTGGCTGTGCGCACCCGCGGCTTCTTCGGCCCGGTGGCCCTGGGCATGGGGATCGTGGCGGCCGCGCGCTATTTTCTCGGCTAAAGGCCCACGGGCCAAGTCAGAACTACACCTGATCCATCTGGTCCAAGGGCGTGCCCCGCGGTTTCACCGCCACAAAGGGTGACGCCGATGACGATGCTTTTCAGCTGTTCTCGCCAGCCGTACCGTCCGCGCCAGCGACCGGCGGTTTCCGGCCCGCTCTTCCTGCATCGCGGCCTTGGCTCGCATGTACAAGGCCAAACGCGATTTCGGCTACGCGCTCCCTGATTCATGGCCACTCACCAGACCTGGCCTGGCCACGCTTTCCATTGATGCTGTCTAGGAAACCGTTTCGCGATGGCCGACAAGGCGATAGCGGGTGGACGGGCCTTTGCCTTCCTTGACCACGATGCCCCGGGACACGAGATCCTGGAGATCGTGCTGGGCGGTGCGTTGGGGCACGTCGCTGCCGCCGGCGTCCTGGTAGTCCTTGCGCGAAAAATTCGGCCGATCAAGCAGTTCGCGCAGGGCTTTGCGCTGTCGTTGGGACAAAGGCGCGTCAAGAACGTGGGGTTCCTGGGGCGTTTCGGGCTGGGGCGAAAACGTCCCTTGGGCCGGGAGCTCGCCGGGCATGGCGTCCTCGAAATGGATGTCCTCGGCCAGGATGAGTTCCCGTTCGGCCAGGGCGGCCGCCCGGATGATGCAGTTCTTGAGCTCTCGCACATTGCCCGGCCAGGCATGGTGCAGGAGCTTGTCCAGGGCGCCGCGCGAGAGGGACAGTTCGCCCTTGCCCATGCGTCGGCTGGCCAGCTTGAGGAAATAGCCGGCCAGGACCGGAATGTCGTCCTGCCGGTCGCGCAGTGCCGGCGTGTTCACCGCCAGCACTTGGAGTCTGTAAAAGAGATCTTCCCGGAATTCGCCCGAGGCCACCAGATCCTTGAGATTGACATTGGTGGCGGCGATGACCCGGGCGTCGAAAGCCTGTTCCTCGTCGCTGCCCAGGGGGCTGATGCGCCGCACCGACAAGGCGCGAAGCAGGGCCTGCTGGACGCGCGGCGAGGCATTGCCGATCTCGTCCAAGAGCAAGGTGCCGCCGTCGGCGGCCAGGAAAGCGCCCTTGCGGTCGCTCTTGGCTTCGGAAAAAGCCCCTTTGACGTGCCCGAAAAGGGCGTCCATGAGCAGGTTTTCATCCAGCGCGCCGCAGTTGATGGAGATAAAGGGCATGTCCTTGCGGCGGCTCAGGCGGTGGATGGCCTCGGCGGTCAGCTCCTTGCCGGTGCCGGTTTCGCCGATAATGAGCACGTCGGCATCGGTGGCGGCAATTTTTTGTATGCGGGAGAGCAAGTTATCCATGGCCGGGCTGTGCCCGACCAGATCTTCCAACGCTTCGTCCCGCAAAACCTGGCGCGATGCTGGCGCGATCAGTTGGACGCGTTCCCGATCGCGCACCGAGCGTAACCGCTCATCGCGCACCTTGATTTCCATCTCCTTGGACAGCAAGGCGGCCACCAAGCGGTTGATGGCGCGCTTGAGGGTGGCCGTATCCAGGTCGCTGTCGGGCAGGTCGATCTCATGGAGCCGGCCTTCCAGGCGCATGGACCGGACCTCGTCGGCCAGACGCAGGATGGGCTTGGTGATGACCCGGGCCAGGATGATGATGCCGCCGGCCATGGCCAGGACCGCGCCCAAAGTGGTGACGAAAAGGATGTTGAACTGGCCGAACTCGGCCGCCCGGGGGAGCAGGCTGCGATCAATGTAGACAACGCCGCCCACGATCTCGGCGTCTTCCCCGCCAAGGCCCCGGAAACGCACCGGCGCATAGCCGATGAAGTCGTCGCTGCTGGCGATCTTGGACGGGCCGAAATCGGCTTCGCCGCGTTCCAGGCCGGATTGGCCCTGCTGGATGCCCGTCACCATGCGCCAGAAAGTCTCATGGCGGGGGCCAGGGCGAAACGCGCCGTCATAGCCGGGCTTGCCGTGGTCGCCGGACAACCCGGACTTGGCTGTCTCCACGGAAAGCTCCCGGACCGGATCGTCCAGGGTCTCGGACTGAAACAGGATCCAGCCCCGCTCGTCGCAAAAAAAACTCAGCCGATTCTCGGCTGTGCGGTTAAAACCCGCCAGCGGCGAACGCGGCGAGTTGTACAGCGAGAGAACATTACGCAATTGCCTAACATCTATAGATAAAACAAGAAAACCGGCGACTCGGCCATCCTCTTCGACCACCGGCGAGGTCAGCCGCAGCAAGGCCAGATCTCGCTGGCGGGGTTTACTGCCAAAACCGGTGGGCGGATAATAGACTTCCACCAATTCCGACAAGGACACATGGCCGCGCTTGAGGTCGATGGCCTTGCGCGAGACCACCAGCGGGCTGTTCTTGGCCTGCTGGACCACCTCGGGGGGAACCTCCTCCACCCGCTCCCCGCTTTTAATAAACACGTACTGGTTGTCCGGTCCGTCGCCGACATAAGCGGCCTCGGCATAGAGCTGGCCTCGGGCGGCGGCCGAGGCTTCCATGAAGTGGCGCAGCCGTTCCCGGGTCATGGCACGATAGCTCATGGCCACGATGTCTTCCCGGCAGCCTTCAAGAAGCGTCTCGATTTCGTGGGCCTGGGCCAGG is from Solidesulfovibrio magneticus RS-1 and encodes:
- a CDS encoding AzlD domain-containing protein; this translates as MDDAKACLTIVAMAGVTYLTRSAPLLALAGRTLSPWAIRLLAHVPASVLAALVAPALLRPDGRFDVGLGNVVLWAGLAAFALAVRTRGFFGPVALGMGIVAAARYFLG
- a CDS encoding AzlC family ABC transporter permease; translation: MQHQPPHILGKGVFKAALSLTLPIAMGYVPVGMAYGVLAGKAGLSAVNVLLMSVLVYAGSAQLVAVGLFASGAALASIVATTFAVNLRHVLFAAAMSPLLRGWRKRELAAFAFELTDESFALHAARFGRGDRDKGLTLTINVLAQASWVGGTALGLLVGDVMGDGRAFALDFALPGMFLALLAGQLAGPSQVAAAVAGAGLSLGAAALGITGYGALAAGLAGAACGFGVEKWMMRKPV
- a CDS encoding sigma 54-interacting transcriptional regulator, which translates into the protein MLSLFRRPSGAGPSEAYLKGLSDWSIRKKLLVFLIPPVVVVLAATGLVLNVFSNRYIDMALGRTTLTMTLAQAHEIETLLEGCREDIVAMSYRAMTRERLRHFMEASAAARGQLYAEAAYVGDGPDNQYVFIKSGERVEEVPPEVVQQAKNSPLVVSRKAIDLKRGHVSLSELVEVYYPPTGFGSKPRQRDLALLRLTSPVVEEDGRVAGFLVLSIDVRQLRNVLSLYNSPRSPLAGFNRTAENRLSFFCDERGWILFQSETLDDPVRELSVETAKSGLSGDHGKPGYDGAFRPGPRHETFWRMVTGIQQGQSGLERGEADFGPSKIASSDDFIGYAPVRFRGLGGEDAEIVGGVVYIDRSLLPRAAEFGQFNILFVTTLGAVLAMAGGIIILARVITKPILRLADEVRSMRLEGRLHEIDLPDSDLDTATLKRAINRLVAALLSKEMEIKVRDERLRSVRDRERVQLIAPASRQVLRDEALEDLVGHSPAMDNLLSRIQKIAATDADVLIIGETGTGKELTAEAIHRLSRRKDMPFISINCGALDENLLMDALFGHVKGAFSEAKSDRKGAFLAADGGTLLLDEIGNASPRVQQALLRALSVRRISPLGSDEEQAFDARVIAATNVNLKDLVASGEFREDLFYRLQVLAVNTPALRDRQDDIPVLAGYFLKLASRRMGKGELSLSRGALDKLLHHAWPGNVRELKNCIIRAAALAERELILAEDIHFEDAMPGELPAQGTFSPQPETPQEPHVLDAPLSQRQRKALRELLDRPNFSRKDYQDAGGSDVPQRTAQHDLQDLVSRGIVVKEGKGPSTRYRLVGHRETVS